The following proteins come from a genomic window of Verrucomicrobiota bacterium:
- a CDS encoding methionine--tRNA ligase, with protein sequence ALARYHRLTGGETRLQTGTDENALKNVLAARAEGITPEELVARNADAFRALAEALNVRADRFIRTTEEKHRAGVHWFWRRLRADDLYRQSYKGLYCSGCEDFYLEKELRDGRCPIHGREAVAVEEENWFFRLSAYQRQIEDLLESGRVRVLPEARRNEVLSFVRSGLRDFSVTRNARRAYGWGIRVPDDPDQVIYVWLDALTNYLTGLGYGGAEEDARFWSGGTLKVHVLGKDVWKFHAVYWPAFLLSAGLPLPNTILVHGFLTVNGQKIGKSLGNAVDPATYIGKYGADGLRYYLLRAIPPFDDGDFSTDALHRLYHADLANGIGNLASRVCALGEKTGYGRFEIAETPAAPAGYHEALAEYRGDLALKSLWNGVDSLNQAIERARPWERAGEPGALRPELTQWLGELHGIGYWLQPFLPATAERLLGLLSADAIRRCPPLFPRVG encoded by the coding sequence GCCCTGGCCCGCTACCACCGGCTGACCGGCGGCGAGACGCGCCTGCAGACTGGAACGGATGAGAACGCTCTCAAGAATGTGCTCGCCGCGCGGGCCGAGGGCATCACGCCGGAGGAACTGGTCGCGCGGAACGCCGACGCGTTCCGCGCGCTGGCGGAAGCACTGAATGTCCGTGCGGACCGCTTCATCCGGACGACGGAGGAGAAGCACCGCGCAGGCGTCCACTGGTTCTGGCGGCGCCTGCGCGCAGACGACCTGTATCGTCAAAGCTACAAGGGCCTTTACTGCTCCGGCTGTGAAGACTTCTACCTCGAGAAGGAGTTGCGTGACGGCCGCTGCCCGATCCACGGGCGCGAGGCGGTCGCGGTCGAGGAGGAGAACTGGTTCTTCCGCCTGTCCGCCTACCAGCGGCAGATCGAGGACCTGCTCGAGAGCGGTCGTGTGCGCGTCCTGCCCGAGGCGCGGCGTAACGAGGTCCTGAGCTTCGTGCGCTCCGGCCTGCGCGACTTCAGCGTCACGCGCAACGCCCGGCGCGCGTACGGCTGGGGCATCCGCGTGCCCGACGACCCGGATCAGGTCATCTACGTCTGGCTCGACGCGCTGACGAACTACCTGACGGGACTCGGTTACGGCGGTGCGGAGGAAGACGCGCGCTTCTGGAGCGGAGGGACGCTCAAAGTCCACGTGCTCGGGAAAGACGTCTGGAAGTTCCATGCGGTCTACTGGCCGGCGTTCCTGCTTTCGGCCGGCCTGCCTCTGCCGAACACGATCCTCGTGCACGGGTTCCTGACCGTGAACGGGCAGAAGATTGGCAAATCGCTCGGGAACGCCGTGGACCCGGCCACGTACATCGGCAAGTACGGCGCGGACGGCCTGCGCTACTACCTCCTGCGGGCGATCCCGCCGTTCGACGACGGCGACTTCTCGACCGACGCGCTCCACCGGCTGTACCACGCTGACCTCGCCAACGGGATCGGCAACCTGGCCAGCCGCGTGTGCGCGCTGGGCGAAAAGACCGGGTACGGCCGGTTCGAGATCGCGGAGACGCCAGCGGCGCCGGCGGGCTACCACGAGGCTCTGGCCGAGTACCGCGGGGATCTCGCGTTGAAGAGCCTGTGGAACGGGGTGGACTCGTTGAACCAGGCGATTGAACGCGCGCGGCCGTGGGAGCGCGCGGGGGAGCCGGGAGCGCTCCGACCGGAACTGACGCAGTGGCTGGGCGAACTGCACGG